In Pseudanabaena sp. BC1403, the sequence GCAATTGTATGTTTTTCTTTAACTGATACCATGCGCCTTCCATGTCTGCTGAATATTTGGATTGAGAGCGTCTAGCTTCAGCAGGAATATAAATGGGATCGGCAGGTGCGCCCATGCCATATTCATAGCCATAGTAATAATGTAGCGGCACATCTGCGATCGGCAGCTTTAACTCGCCTTCGTAAAAATATCGTGCTTGATCAAGATTTGATACCATGATCGTATGTACTTTAGGTGCGCTGGTGAGGAACATCCACATGGCAACAGCATATGCCCCAAGCAGCATAACCATGATGCCTTGAGTAGAAAACAGTGACTCCATCGGAAAGCAACTACATATTAGAGACTAAGCTTTTTTAGTTTAACGCAACTGTAATAGGTTTAAGTCATTGAGTAACATTTTGGCGATAAATCTTGCATTTTTCTCTTTAGTTTAAGAATAATATTTTCTTCAGCTATTCTCATTTTAAAAATCGGTTTTGATGAAAGTCCGCCTTTGGCGGACTTTCATCAAAACCGATTTTAGATTTTTCAGCGCCGTAGGCGCTGAAAAATCTAAAATCGGTTTCATAATGAGAATTGCTGTATTTTCTTAGATCTAAGAAACCATTTAAGAATTGTCTAGATCCCCCCCAGCCCCCCTTAAAAAGCTACGGTGTACACACAAGTCATAAAACCTATTCAAGTCAACAATTAATCGCCCCCTAACCCCCAATTCTGGGGGAACAAGAAAATAAAATTCTTTCAAAGTCCCCCAGAATTGGGGGATTTAGGGGGCTGAGATAAATCGAAACGTAGACAGTTGACTTGTGTGTACACGGTAGCTTAAAAAGGGGGGAGAATTTAATTCTTCCCCCTTTTTAAGGGGGATTGAGGGGGATCTCTTAGAGCTTTTGACCGCAGAAAGTAATTCTTAAATGGTTTCTAAATCTAAAAAACACCAAATTTTGCTAAGTCGCCAATTTTGGAATCAAGAAATTGCCGATAAATGTAGATGTGCATTCAATTGTGGACTAAAAGCTCAAATCCGTTGAAAAAGGTTTAGAAGTATCTCGCATTTATTTAACCTTCATCACCAAGATAAGCTTCAATTACTGCCCGATCGCTTTTAACAATTTCGGGCTTGCCGATCGCAATTAATTGTCCAAAATCTAAAACGGCAATGCGATCGCATAGTCCCATTACTAAAGGTACGTGATGCTCGATCAGAAGAATTGTGAGTTCAAAGCGATCGCGCAAACTGCGAATAAAATCACTTAATTGCCCTTTTTCATTAGGATTCATTCCTGCGGCAGGTTCATCTAGTAATAATAATTTTGGTTGTAGCGCAAGAGCACGAGCAATCTCAAGACGGCGCTGATCACCATAGGAGAAATTTTTGGCTTTAACATCAGCACGATCGCTCAGTCCTACAAGTTCCAATAATTCTAAAGCGCGATCATAGGTTTGCTTCTCTTCTTTTGCAGTTGGTGGAAGTCCTAAAATTCCATTCCAAATATCTGTAGTCGTACTGAGATGTCTTGCGATCGCTACATTCTCTAAAGCAGATAGTTCTCCGAATAAACGGATGTTCTGAAATGTTCTTGCAATTCCAAATTTAGCAATCTGATGCGGACGGCGGTTAGTGATTTCTTTCCCATCGTAGAGAGCCTTGCCACTCGTCGGCGCAATTAATCCTGTGATTGTATTAAATAGCGTCGTTTTACCTGCTCCGTTTGGTCCAATCACGCCAAAGATTTCATTTTCTTGCACATCAAATGACACTTCATTTACTGCCACCAAGCCCCCAAAGCGACGGGTTACTTGCTGAATAGCTAAGATTGATTTGCTATTTATATTCATGACAATTGTGATGTGCTTTTGCTGATTTTCGGTAAAGTTGTTTTTACATCGCTTTGCGCTGTAAGCGATACGCTACCATATTTCACGATGTTCTATGAATACAATAATAAGTCCTCTTCGGTTAAGCTTTGTAGCATTGGCAAGTATGGCGATCGCAGTGACACTTCTTCCACAAATCTCTGATGCATCACCTAATTTACCTCTCATTTGATTGGGTAAGGTTTTAAGCCACAGTTCTTTGTATTTATATATACAGAAACTTCCTGTCTACTCGCCTTAGATACAGCAAGAACTTGTATACAGTATACGCATTGATCTTTGAATGTTATTTATGTGCACAGTTTTGTTAGCGCTGACACTATCAGCAAGCTTGGGATAGGAAAGTATGGCTTTGGTCTTAGCAGTATCTACAACACAGTGAAATTCACTTTCAAAAAACTTCTCTATCCAAGGTTTTATATTCATGTTGGTCACCAAACAACCTGTACTTAAGCGCTTCTGGTATCCAGTGATGCCGATCGCGCAACTCTCTGCTGACAAACCCCAACCATTTCAATTATTGGGACAAAAGATTGCTCTCTGGATCGATAAAGATGGTAAACCTGCTGCTGTTGCCGACCAATGCTGCCATCGATCAGCCCAGCTATCCAGAGGCGTTGTGATTGATGGCTGCATTCGTTGTCCTTATCATGGGTGGTCATACAACTCTGAGGGAACCTGCGTGAAAGTACCTCAACTAGAGAGTGAGAAGCTACCTAAAACTTACAAGGTGAACTCTTATCTATGTGTTGAAAGGTATGGGTATCTTTGGGTTTGTTTAGATCAGCAGCCATTGCATCCAATTCCTGAGATCGCAGCAGTGACAGACCCATCTTTTCGCATGATTCATGAGTTTTATGAAACATGGAAAGTTGGAGGCTTGCGGGTGATCGAAAACTCCTTTGATAGCGCGCATGGACATTTTGTCCATGCCTCATCATGGGGTGATCAGAGTAACCCAGTGCCACCTCCTATCGACGAAACCATAGAAACTGATACTGGCTTTGTGATGAAGCATTGGGTGGAAGTTCTGAATCCAGACCTCCAAAAGAAGAATTTAGGAATTGCTTCCGAAAAGACGATTCGGACTAACGAACGCACTTGGTATATGCCTTTTGCCCGCACGCTGAAAATCCAATATCCCAATGGCTTGATTCATCTAATTTTTACGGCTTATACTCCCATTGATGATCAGACGACTCAGTTAGTTCAGTTCTGTTTGCGAAATGATACAGAAGAAGATGCAAAAGCGGCTGACATTATTGCCTTTGATCGTCAGGTGACGCAAGAAGATCGTGATGTATTGGAAACCACTGAATTTGATGCGCCATTGTCTCTAGCAGAGGAGCAGCATATGCCGTCGGATAAGCCAGGAATCATCATGAGGCATCGACTAGCGGCTTTACTGAAAGAGCATGGCGAAGTGGAGCAACGTCTGAATTATCCAAACCCATAAGGTTGCGCTCCGAAGGGGCGCAACCTTATGGGTTTGGGATCTACACTTATGCAGCATGAAGGAATATCTCAATGTTAGTTACTAAACAACCAGTACTCACACGGTTCTGGTATCCCGTTATGCCGATCGCACATCTCAGTGCCCAAATGCCACAGCCGTTTGAGCTGCTGGGACAAAAACTAGCACTTTGGCTAGATATTGATGGTCATCCAGTCGCAGTAAGCGATCGCTGTTGTCATCGAACAACGCAACTTTCTAAAGGAGTTGTCATTGATGGGTGCGTTCGCTGTGCCTATCACGGTTGGCAATATGATGGGCAAGGGGTCTGTGTGAAGGTTCCTCAATTTAGTCCCGATCAAAAAATCCCTCCCAGTTACAAAGTGGAATCCTTCAAATGTGCTGAGCGCTATGGATATGTTTGGGTATGTCTAGATAAGGAACCATTGCTGCCGATTCCTTATATTCCTGAAGCTGAAGATCCTGCTAATCGATTAATTCCTCAATGCTATGACCAGTGGCAATGTAGCGGTTTGCGGGTAATGGAAAACTCCTTTGATAATGCTCATTTTAGCTTTGTCCATGCCGCATCATTTGGCAGTATTGAGCAACCAAAGCCAGCAGCTTCCGAAATCACAACCCTCGAATTTGGTCTGGTGATTAAATCAGAGGTTCCAGTAATTAATCCGCCTGCACAACAAAAGAATCTCGGCATGACCGAAGCTTTTACAACTCGATTTGTCGAATCGACTTGGCATATGCCGTTTAGCCGCACATTAAAAATTACTTATCCCAATGGATTAATGCATTCGATTTTTACGGCGGCAACTCCTGTAAGCGATCGCATTTCTCAGATTGTGCAGTTCTGTGTACGCAATGACACAGAATCTGATGTAAGTGCCGAAGATGTGATTGCCTTTGATCGCCAAGTCGTTTTGGAAGATCGAGTTGTTCTGGAAACGACAAACTACGACACTCCACTTGATGTGGCAGTCGAGCAGCATATGCCATCTGACCAGCCAGGAATCGTGATGCGGCGCAAACTACTTGCACTATTCAAGCAGTATGGTGAGACGGAGCATCATTCTTAGCCAAGGCACTCAAGTTTCGGCGTAAGCAATCATTTCATTTTTTGCGAAATAGATCACCAATTTTGCTGAGGAAAACATCGTACAGTGTGGCTTGTTTAAGGACAGCGAGAATTATCTTTTCAAAGGATTTGCCTTTCATTTGTCCAGATGCTTTGAGTACGAAAACTACAGCAATAATCATCAACAAAATAATCGAAAACATTGCTACAACTAGCTGGGTAATATTCAAAATCCCTGCAAAGGAAAGCACCAAAACAGCCGTAGTTGAAAAAAGGAATCCAAAGGAAATCGATGCAGCAATTACTGAAGGGAGTTGAACTTCTTGAGGTTTGGTCAAATTTTCAGGTTGGGGCTTTTCAGGTTCGGACATTATGGTTGCTTGATGGTTGCTGTTGTTAATGATAACTGTTACAGGGGTTTGCCGATCGCTATACGGCTCTCGTTCTCGCAATTCATCTTTTGAACGCGATCGCCTATCTTCAATACCATCAAGTAATTCGCGAATATTGTAGTCACGATCGCTATTTTCAGGAGAATAGTCTGTTTTTCCTCGATCTAATAGATTGAGTAGATGTTTATAACTGACGGTGACTTGGAGATTGTCGGGGAGAACGATACGCTCATCGGGAGTGAGTTTTGGACGGTCGTGAATATCGTCAAATTTGTCGCGGATCACGGAGAGAAAATTGTGGCGGGTGTGGGGATTGCCTTTGATTTTGACGGAGATTTTGGTGTCTTCGAGATCGGCTTTGATGTAGGCGAAGTTGCCAGTATCGGAGGCAAGGATTACGCCTGTACGCCAGTAGGTTCGGCTGTTGGTGCGAGCGATTAGTTTGTGAGCTTTGACGATGAAACGGGAAATGACGCTATTGGGTAGGACTTTATCGTAACGATATTCAAATCTCAGGCAGTCGTCCCATGTGCCTGTATGGGGTTCCTCTTTGGGTAGTAAGTCGGGAATGAGGTATTCGGGATAGTCGTGATCGCGGGAGTTTTCCATTGCAAAGCATAGCTCAAACTTTTCCATCATTCTGAGAATGAATTTACGCGCTTCTTCGGTGGCATAGCAGTCCTGTTCTTTGTTCAATTTGGGCCGAAAAATTCGCTCTGTGTCTTGCCAATACAATACACCTTTATATTCCGTCATCAAGAGGTTATCGTTAATGATTTTGTATGCGCCGACTGTGACCCATTCGGGATTGAGAACGTTGGTATCTTTGAGGCGTTTGTCGTCGGTGAAGTTGAGAATGATGCCCAGTTCGTGCAGGAGGCGGACGAGGGTATGGCGCGATGATTCTCTAGTGATGCCAGTATCGATGCATTTTTGTTCGTATTCCTGATAGGTGATGTAGTCGCGATCGTCCTGTTCCAGTTTGTCCTTGAGGTTTAGCCATTTGACGGGTATGGGATCGAAGACATGGGGCATTTCGTTGGCGATGATTTCGGCGATTTTTTGTTTGAGTTCGCTAATTCCTAATCCTGTGGCGCAGGATGTGCCGATAAAGCCTTTGATGTTGGGATATTTGGTTTGCAAGCCGTGGCGATCGAGGTCGAGGGGATGGTCATCGATTTTATTACCGACAATAATTACGGGGGCTTGATTTCCG encodes:
- a CDS encoding glyoxalase-like domain protein, yielding MESLFSTQGIMVMLLGAYAVAMWMFLTSAPKVHTIMVSNLDQARYFYEGELKLPIADVPLHYYYGYEYGMGAPADPIYIPAEARRSQSKYSADMEGAWYQLKKNIQLHIVPGANATDANRGRHICFNRDCVEQLLLQIQVKGIKHKVRSEKPLNFLVKDPDGQVIEIAEVLN
- a CDS encoding ABC transporter ATP-binding protein, encoding MNINSKSILAIQQVTRRFGGLVAVNEVSFDVQENEIFGVIGPNGAGKTTLFNTITGLIAPTSGKALYDGKEITNRRPHQIAKFGIARTFQNIRLFGELSALENVAIARHLSTTTDIWNGILGLPPTAKEEKQTYDRALELLELVGLSDRADVKAKNFSYGDQRRLEIARALALQPKLLLLDEPAAGMNPNEKGQLSDFIRSLRDRFELTILLIEHHVPLVMGLCDRIAVLDFGQLIAIGKPEIVKSDRAVIEAYLGDEG
- a CDS encoding aromatic ring-hydroxylating dioxygenase subunit alpha; protein product: MLVTKQPVLKRFWYPVMPIAQLSADKPQPFQLLGQKIALWIDKDGKPAAVADQCCHRSAQLSRGVVIDGCIRCPYHGWSYNSEGTCVKVPQLESEKLPKTYKVNSYLCVERYGYLWVCLDQQPLHPIPEIAAVTDPSFRMIHEFYETWKVGGLRVIENSFDSAHGHFVHASSWGDQSNPVPPPIDETIETDTGFVMKHWVEVLNPDLQKKNLGIASEKTIRTNERTWYMPFARTLKIQYPNGLIHLIFTAYTPIDDQTTQLVQFCLRNDTEEDAKAADIIAFDRQVTQEDRDVLETTEFDAPLSLAEEQHMPSDKPGIIMRHRLAALLKEHGEVEQRLNYPNP
- a CDS encoding aromatic ring-hydroxylating dioxygenase subunit alpha, with amino-acid sequence MLVTKQPVLTRFWYPVMPIAHLSAQMPQPFELLGQKLALWLDIDGHPVAVSDRCCHRTTQLSKGVVIDGCVRCAYHGWQYDGQGVCVKVPQFSPDQKIPPSYKVESFKCAERYGYVWVCLDKEPLLPIPYIPEAEDPANRLIPQCYDQWQCSGLRVMENSFDNAHFSFVHAASFGSIEQPKPAASEITTLEFGLVIKSEVPVINPPAQQKNLGMTEAFTTRFVESTWHMPFSRTLKITYPNGLMHSIFTAATPVSDRISQIVQFCVRNDTESDVSAEDVIAFDRQVVLEDRVVLETTNYDTPLDVAVEQHMPSDQPGIVMRRKLLALFKQYGETEHHS
- a CDS encoding COR domain-containing protein, which gives rise to MNDAELLAIIAQAEREGWTELDLSGNDLEGLPSEIGRLQSLEKLILGKHDYKERKTKGNRLTAIPQEIFQLTNLKELHIPYNQITAIPDAITNLANLTTLDLDNNKIMAIPDAISQLSNLMELRLHGNKITVIPDAIASLTKLTTLNLSCNQIPRIPEAITCLSNLENLSLWANQISEIPREINKLQKLQGFFVRKNQIRCIPYEVSELKNLKRLWLDNNQIVQIPSNIGKLINLKELWIDNNLIQELPEEIAELKNLEELDLHGNSLVIPYEILADTKNPKAIFDFILETDRQPLNEVKVILVGQGTVGKTSLVKRLLDNQFDTDERKTDGINIRHWQITAKNEQVKLRVWDFGGQEIMHATHQFFLTERSLYLLVINTREDELANRIEYWLKLIESLGNQAPVIIVGNKIDDHPLDLDRHGLQTKYPNIKGFIGTSCATGLGISELKQKIAEIIANEMPHVFDPIPVKWLNLKDKLEQDDRDYITYQEYEQKCIDTGITRESSRHTLVRLLHELGIILNFTDDKRLKDTNVLNPEWVTVGAYKIINDNLLMTEYKGVLYWQDTERIFRPKLNKEQDCYATEEARKFILRMMEKFELCFAMENSRDHDYPEYLIPDLLPKEEPHTGTWDDCLRFEYRYDKVLPNSVISRFIVKAHKLIARTNSRTYWRTGVILASDTGNFAYIKADLEDTKISVKIKGNPHTRHNFLSVIRDKFDDIHDRPKLTPDERIVLPDNLQVTVSYKHLLNLLDRGKTDYSPENSDRDYNIRELLDGIEDRRSRSKDELREREPYSDRQTPVTVIINNSNHQATIMSEPEKPQPENLTKPQEVQLPSVIAASISFGFLFSTTAVLVLSFAGILNITQLVVAMFSIILLMIIAVVFVLKASGQMKGKSFEKIILAVLKQATLYDVFLSKIGDLFRKK